The Numenius arquata chromosome 7, bNumArq3.hap1.1, whole genome shotgun sequence genome has a window encoding:
- the IL6 gene encoding LOW QUALITY PROTEIN: interleukin-6 (The sequence of the model RefSeq protein was modified relative to this genomic sequence to represent the inferred CDS: deleted 2 bases in 1 codon), translating into MKFPQGCDCDPTARRRRQPALRAAALLPPLLLLLLLPSAAAAPLPAADSSGEAELEEAAAAARRAALPDSLRLALLLHARATQLKEEVGLRGYGGGGWEGGSYTSLRTGPGEAACGRGAMKPLGVSPQMCEKFTVCENSMEMLAQNHLNLPKVTEEDGCLLTGFDEDKCLRKISSGLYAFQTYLEYVQDTFTSEKQNVESLCYGTEHLARTIRQMVINPDEVIIPDSATQESLRAKLKSDKTWIEKITTHLILRDFTSFMEKTVRAVRYVKNTRSFSA; encoded by the exons ATGAAGTTTCCCCAAGGCTGCGACTGCGACCcaaccgcccgccgccgccggcagcccgccctccgcgccgccgccctgctgccgccgctgctgctcctcctgctgctgcccagcgccgccgccgccccgctgcccgccgccgaCTCCTCGGGGGAGGCCGAgctggaggaggcggcggcggcggcgcggcgggcggcgctgCCCGACAGCCTGcggctggccctgctgctgcacgCCCGGGCGAcccagctgaaggaggaggtgggttTACGGGGTtatggaggtggg gggtgggaggggggctcgTACACTTCACTCAGAACCGGCCCGGGGGAGGCTGCCTGCGGGCGAGGTGCGATGAAACCTCTTGGTGTCTCTCCCCAGATGTGCGAGAAGTTCACCGTCTGCGAGAACAGCATGGAAATGCTGGCCCAGAACCACCTCAACCTCCCCAAGGTGACGGAGGAAGATGGGTGTCTGCTCACCGGCTTCGATGAG GATAAATGCTTGAGGAAAATCTCCAGCGGGCTTTACGCGTTTCAGACATACCTTGAATACGTACAAGACACTTTCACTAGTGAAAAGCAAAACGTGGAATCGCTGTGCTACGGTACAGAGCACCTGGCACGTACCATAAGACAGATG GTGATAAACCCCGATGAAGTGATCATCCCGGACTCAGCTACCCAGGAATCCCTCCGCGCAAAGCTGAAGTCTGATAAGACCTGGATAGAGAAAATCACCACCCACCTCATCCTCCGAGATTTTACTTCGTTTATGGAGAAAACCGTGAGGGCCGTTCGCTATGTGAAAAACACCAGGAGTTTCAGTGCCTGA